The following is a genomic window from uncultured Draconibacterium sp..
AGTCCCGACATGGAGAAGTTGATCCCTGCCGAAATTTGCGTTTTCATGTCTTCCCAGGTAGTACCAATGTCGCCACTCCAGGTAGTTGTTCCGTAACGTTGCATTCCTGCAAAACCCGAGCGGGTAAGAATAAATACACGGTCTTTCGGATTTTCTTTGCGTTGACCTTCGTAAATACCTTTGGCGTTCATCAGCGCAAAAGCGTTAAAATATTGGGTTGATGATCCTAATGCAGTTGGATTCATCAATGCTTTGCGGTAATCCATGCTCGCATTCGATAAGATGTCCGGTTCGGTAGCATCCAGCCACCACGAATCGATTCCCATTGAGTATAACTTCTCGTTAATCTGTTCCCAGAAAAGTTTTCGGGCTCCCGGATTGTAGGCATCGTAGAATGAACCAATGTAACCCGGGTAAATCCAGTCGCGAATACTGTCGTTGATGGCTTGTTTATACATCCAGCCATTTTGGTCGAATTCGTTGTAGTGCTCGGTTCCTAAATAAAATTTTGGCCAAACTGATATTAATATTCTTGCATGGTTATCGTGCACCATGTCAATCATTCCTTGTGCATCAGGGAAACGTGCTTTGTCGAACTCGTGGCTTCCCCATTTATCAACTTCCCAGTACGACCAGTCTTGCACAATATTATCAATCGGAATTTCTCTTTTTCTGAATTCCTTCAACGTACTTTCCAGTTCTTCCTGCGTTTTGTAGCGCTCGCGACTTTGCCAGAAACCCATTGCCCATTTGGGCATTACCTGGGCTTTTCCGGTAAGTGTGCGGTAACGGCTGATCACGTCGTCCATGCTGTTTCCTTTCATAAAGAAATAGTCGATCTGGTCGCCCATTTCCGACCAGAATGAAATATTGTCCTGCACATCAGAATCAACCGGCGATAATGCTTTCAGGCCAATATACGAAACACCACCATCAGGAATCCAGTCGAGTTTTACATGGTACTTTTCACCGGCTTTCATGTCGTACTGGAACTTAGCCACCGACGGGTTCCATGCCGTACGCCATTTGTCGGCCATTAATTCGCCGTTCACCCAAATTTTGGTATAACCTGCATAATACAGCAGGAAACGGAAAATAGCACTTTCCTGAGGCTCAATATCTCCTTCCCAAACAATGCGGGCGTGGTTAAAATCAAAACCTTCAGGGAAATTTTCAATAGTTTCCAGGTTTTCATAATCAATTGTCGATTCAATACGGCTTGTAAAAACATGATCGTTTTTGTTATTGTCGATGTAAGTGGCTGTTAAACCACCTTCGTTTCCTTCAGCATCGAAAAGTTTAAACTGATCGATTTGTCCGTATGGGCGTGGATCGCCAAAGCGCGAAAGCGAGTAATTGTCCCAAAGCAATCCGTAATTGTTTGTTGAAACAATAAAGGGTACCGACACTTTTGTGTTGTATTGGAAAAGTTCCTCGTTTTTCCCTTTATAGTTCATTTCGTTGGCCTGGTGCTGTCCAAGCCCGTACAACGCTTCATCGTCTGATGATTCGAAAATCTGACGGGTAGTATAAGCACTTACTCCATCAACTTCAATCGGCTCAAACGATTTTCCACCGTTTTCCTTTTCCTGTAGAATAGGATTTCCGTTCTCATCCATAAAATCGATTTCGCCGGTTTTTGTTGATACTTTAACTTTTGTTTTGGCTGTTGAAATGATGAGGTGATCATCATTTTCCTCAACTACAAAAGGTACTGTTTCAGTTTGTGGAATTGCAATAAGACTTTCTTTTGTCGCAAATGTTTTTGTGGCACTGGCCGACACTTTAATAATCTCGTCGTGTACCGGTGTTATTTTAATCGCTTGCGCCTGTTGTTTGCTTGTTTGCTGCGGGTAAACAATAACGGCATTCTGGGTTTTTTTCCAATTCTTTTGCGAACAGGAAACAGCCAAAATTCCGATTAACAGAAATAAAAATAGTTGCTTCATTTTATATAGATAATTGTTTTGTATTAAAGTTATGGATTATTTATATGAGCCAGCTTTGATTGTAGGTGTTCTCACTCCGAAGCCAGTTTTGCTTCTTGAGGATCTAAGCTGCGAGCAGGCCTGTGTAACCTGCCCGAACTTAAATCCATGTAAAAACATCTAACTAACTACTAACTTATATCTAACTAAATTTTATTCTTAAGATTTCGAGTGGTTTGAATTTCCACATATAGAATGCAACAGCTTGTTCATTTAATTTTGTTTTATTGGATGCGCAGGCAATAAAAATTTTAGTTGCCTACATGATTTTAATTACAAAATTATGTCAATGAATTTGGATTTCGGGAAAGAAATGTATTAAAAAGATGAGCAACTTGTTAATTGTACAGTATTAAATGTTAAAAGCTTATGTATTAAATGTTATCTGCTGTTGTTTTTTTGTCTTCGGGTATTGTTAAGTTGCACTATATTAGTTTTTTTATGAGGTTCTTGTTTACTGGTTAATTTTACTGGCATTAAATATTTCTTTTACTATAGTTCATCATCAGTACCAATTCAATTTGCTTTTATTCGGTTCATTTGAAATAAAATTTTCATATATCTAATTTAATGTGTCATAATAACATAAAAAATTATATTTGTAGTGAACTAATCATCTATCTGAACTGAGTATGAACGTATCCGGCGATCATGTGTTGGAATTGGTAAACCTCAAACGAAAAGACGGATTTAAGTATTTATACGACTATTTTTTCTCGTCGTTATGCCGCTTCTCTTATCGCATCACTAAAAGTTTATCAGAGTCGGAAGATATTATTCAGGAATTATTTGTTCGGCTTTGGAAAAGCGATGTAAAGTTCACCTCGCAGAGAGCACTATCAATCCTCATAAAGAAGTCTACGATGCATATGTAGAAGCAGGAGACGATGTTCGATTGGCAGCAACAATACTTGGTCCCGATGAATTGGCACTAATGGGGGCTGCATATCAAACACCGGCCGGTTTTGTTCCTTATGGTTCTGATGGATACCTTGATATGAAATATCTTGGTTACCTGTCCGAAGGCGGTGGTGCCGATGCATGGACACAATTTTCAAACGTAGGAACCAATGTAAGAATGATTCGTTATGCTGACGTACTGTTAATGGCTGCTGAAGCCAATAACCGCAAAAGTGGTGCTGACGATGTAAAGGCCAGAACTTATGTAAATATGGTAAGAGATCGAGTGAGTCTTGATCCGGTAACCACAGGTGGCGCAACTCTGTTTGAGGATATTAAAACCGAAAGAAAGCTTGAATTGTCGTTTGAAACGGTAAGATATATGGATCTTCAACGTTGGGGCGATGCCTATGATGCACTAAAAGACCAAGGGAAAAAAGTTCCTAACGGTTCAGGTGGATATTACGAACCACAAGGAGCTGGCTACGAACAGGGTAAAAATGAATTATTACCAATCCCTGAATACGAAATGACGGTTAATACAGCTTTGGAAGGAGCTCAAAATCCAGGATATTAGTAAGAAAGGATGAAGAGGATTGATTCAGGAAAGGCATTTTTGCTTTAAGAGGATCAATCCTTCTTTGTTTTAAAAGAACAGCTTTTTTGAACGTAAATTTCGGCTTTCTTCAGTTATTTCTACCTTAAGTTTTATTTACCACATCTTGTTGCAAAGCTGAGGGGCTAGATAGTTCTTAAAAAGTTCTATGTTTTTTTTATTTTTCTCAATGTGTCATTTAAACATATTGGTTTATTTGTAGTCAAAAGCAAGTCTTGATTATTTAAAAGAGTTGATAAATATTGAAATATAATTAATATCAAATTATGAAGAAAAGATTTTTCCTGCTCATTATTACATTCTTAGCTTTAGGAGTATCATCATTTGCGCAGTGGCCCGAAACAGGTAAAGTGGAATTTAAAACCATGCCCTCGAAAATTCTTAATGAAAACCGCGAATACGCTATCTTTTTACCGGCCGGTTACGAACGAAATACCGACAAATCGTATCCTATTTTGTACTTGCTTCATGGTGGAGGCGGGAGTCATAAAGACTGGCCAGCGCGCGGACATGTTGCCGATGTTGCCAATCAATTGATTGCATCGAACGAAGTGGTGGAAATGATTATTGTTTGCCCGGAAGCAGGAAAGACCTTTATGAATTATTTCAACAACCCGGATTGGCGTTATCAGGATTATTTTTTTGAAGAAATGATTCCTTACATCGAATCGAATTACCGGGTTATTGCCAATAAAAAACATCGAGCCATTGCCGGGTTGTCGATGGGCGGTGGCGGAACTGTTGTTTATGCTGCTAGTCATCCCGAGTTATTCGGTGCAGCCTACGAAATGAGTGGCTATTTATACGCAATGGATTTGCCTTTTATCGACTCGGATGATCCGGTGATGCAAAAAGTGCAAAGGCTGATTGATGATAATAATTGTGTGAATATCATAAAAAATGCAGATGCCCCAAAAGTTGCAGCTTTAAAAACAGTTAATTGGTTTGTAGACTGTGGTGATGATGATTTTACTTTCGATTTGAATATGGAATTTGTAGCTGCCATGCGCGAGAAACAGATTCCTTACCAGTTGCGTGTTCGCGATGGCGGACATACCTGGGAATACTGGCATTCGGCGTTGTACATTGCTCTGCCTTTTATAAGCAACTGTTTTCGCGATAATTAGTGTTAACTGATGCAAGCCCTTCAAATACCGGGTTTACAGAGATTGTATTTCAAGTAATTTAAACCATAAAACTAATAACTAAAAAATGAAAAACCTATTTTTAATAGTTGCAGCCACGCTTGCTTCGTGTGCAATAGCATTTGGTCAAAGTGCTGAAAAAGTAACCCGCAAGCCTGTAATCGATATGCATGTTCATGTTTCAAAAGTAAGACCCGGTTCCGGTCCTTTGTGTCCCTGGTTTTTAAGCGATATGCCTGGTGCCGATCCGCAGGAAGAATTTGGTTTCGGACAAGTTATGGGGACCGATTGTTTGGATCCGCTTCCGGCAGCTGCCACCGACGAAGAAATGAAGAATGAGATTACCGGCCGGATAAAAGAAATGAACATGACTATGGTTTGTTTTGGCGATCCTGGAGTTATCCGTAGCTGGATGGCCGAAGTACCCGAAGGTAGGATCATTCCAGGCATAAGTCCGGGACAATTGACCGTTGAGCAATTCCGCGATTCATTGGAAAGTGGTTTTTACAAATATATGGCAGAGGTAGCACCTCAGTACCAGGGAATGTCGCCAAGCGATATGTCGCTCGATCCGTATTTTGCCGTAGCCGAAGAGTTGGGTATTCCTGCCGGAATTCATATGGGAACAGGCGGTAACGGAATGACAAATATTAATAACCCGAAATATCGTGCATCGCTTGGTGATCCTTTTCTTTTGGAAGATCTACTGGCACGTCATCCTAAACTAAAGGTTTGTGTTCAGCACGCCGGTTACCCAATGATAGACAACATGCTTGCTTTAATGGGAGCCAATGCGTATGTATTTGTTGATATTTCAGGAATGATATGGAGTTATCCGCTCGATGATGTTCATGAATATATAAAAAGACTGGTACGCGCCGGTTTTGGAAAACGTATTATGTACGGAACCGATTTTATGACCTGGCCACGCATGATTGAAACTTCGATGGGAGTAATTGAACATGCACAATATTTATCGGAAGATCAGAAAAGAGATATTCTCTTTAATAATGCAGCCCGCTTTTTCAGAATGGATAAAGACGATTTTGATTGGCCTGAAAAATTATAATACCAACCGTGTTTATACACGTTATGGTCAGATTAGTTAGATAGAGGATCCGGTTTTGGCCGGATCTTCAATAGGTATTAAACCAATAAACTTAAGAAATGAAGAAAAAACTTTTCCTTGCACTATTTTGCTTTTTCGTAGTTCTGGGTTCCAATGCTCAGGAATTAGCAAATTTCATGGGACGTGCGCCCGTAATTTCTCCTGAGTTTGGCGAAAAGGCTGTTACTTTTCGAATTGTAGCACCCGATGCCAAATTGGTACGCTTATATGGCTCGTGGATGGAAGCCCGAAATTCATCTGTTAACATGATGAAAGATACTGCCGGTGTGTGGTCGGTGAGTATTCCAACTCCATCGCCGGAGCTGTACACCTACAATTTTATTGTTGACGGTTTGGTGGTTAACGATGCCCGAAACGTTTTTATGCAGCGCGATGGAACCCGTTACCTGAGCGTGTTATTGGTTCCGGGAGAGCTGACTGAAAATTATCTTGAGGCTAATGAACACGGAAATCTTTCAAAAGTTTGGTACAATTCGCCGACACTTGGAATTAACCGCCGCATGTTTGTTTACACGCCATACGGTTACGAAACCAGCGGCGAAGATTATCCGGTTTTATATTTGCTGCACGGTGGTGGTGGCGACGAAGATGCCTGGAGTACCATGGGGCGCGCCCGTCAGATTCTGGATAACCTGATTGAAAAAGGACTGGCAAAACCAATGATTTGTGTAATGCCCAATGGTAATCCGGGGCAACAGGCTGCAAAAACACAACTTCTGGAAGAAAAACCATTTGACAGAAGAGATCCCGAAAATGCTGACCTGTATGTTAAAAGTATTGTAAATGATATCATTCCTTTTATTGAGGGCCATTACCAGGTAATTGCAAAACCTGAAGCCCGCGCGGTCTCCGGGTTGTCTATGGGAGGTGGGCATACGTTGGCGGTTACCCGCTTATTCCCGGGTACCTTCGATTACATTTGCCCCTTAAGTATTGGAGTGCGTGGAGATTCAGCTGATATTGACAAACAATTTCAGGCAGTAAAAAAAGGCGGTTATAAATTATACTGGTTTGCTTGTGGCGAAAGCGATTTCCTTTGGGAAATGGCTAAAGAAATGGATGCTGCCTTAACCCGAAATGGACTGGAGCATACTTTTTATGTTACCGATGGTGGCCATACATGGGCAAACTGGAGAAAATACCTGAATACTTTTGCTCCACTGTTATTCCGATAATTATCATTAATCAACAAATTACAATTCTACAAAATGAAAAAATATACAATTTTAATCATAGCCCTGTTTATTTGTGCGGGCAGTTTTGCTCAGGAAATAGGCAACTTTATGGGCCGCGAGCCTATTGTTTCACCTGAAATTGGAGAAGAAAGTGTGACTTTCCGTTTTTCGGCTCCTTATGCCGACGATGTTAAACTTACGGGTGGTTTTGCGCCAACTCAAAAAGTTGAAACTTCGTTCGGAACAATGGATATGCCGGGAAATATTGATATGGAAAAAGGTGATAACGGTTTATGGGCGGTTACCGTTCCGATGCCCGAACCCGAACTTTATACCTATAGTTTTATTGTTGACGGAATAAGTGTAAACGATCCCAACAATATTTTTATGCAACGTGACGGAACTCGTTATTTGAGTGTGTTGCTGGTTCCGGGAGAACGAACTGAAAATTAT
Proteins encoded in this region:
- a CDS encoding TIM-barrel domain-containing protein, with the protein product MKQLFLFLLIGILAVSCSQKNWKKTQNAVIVYPQQTSKQQAQAIKITPVHDEIIKVSASATKTFATKESLIAIPQTETVPFVVEENDDHLIISTAKTKVKVSTKTGEIDFMDENGNPILQEKENGGKSFEPIEVDGVSAYTTRQIFESSDDEALYGLGQHQANEMNYKGKNEELFQYNTKVSVPFIVSTNNYGLLWDNYSLSRFGDPRPYGQIDQFKLFDAEGNEGGLTATYIDNNKNDHVFTSRIESTIDYENLETIENFPEGFDFNHARIVWEGDIEPQESAIFRFLLYYAGYTKIWVNGELMADKWRTAWNPSVAKFQYDMKAGEKYHVKLDWIPDGGVSYIGLKALSPVDSDVQDNISFWSEMGDQIDYFFMKGNSMDDVISRYRTLTGKAQVMPKWAMGFWQSRERYKTQEELESTLKEFRKREIPIDNIVQDWSYWEVDKWGSHEFDKARFPDAQGMIDMVHDNHARILISVWPKFYLGTEHYNEFDQNGWMYKQAINDSIRDWIYPGYIGSFYDAYNPGARKLFWEQINEKLYSMGIDSWWLDATEPDILSNASMDYRKALMNPTALGSSTQYFNAFALMNAKGIYEGQRKENPKDRVFILTRSGFAGMQRYGTTTWSGDIGTTWEDMKTQISAGINFSMSGLPYWTMDIGGFCVQKKFERATEGSEAMKEWRELNTRWYQFGAFAPLFRVHGQYPYREIYNIAPENHPAYRSMLYYNKLRYRLMPYIYSLTGAVYHDDYTIMRGLAMDFSDDRRVLNIGDQFMFGQSLLVCPVYEYKATKRDVYFPNNGGWYNLYTGEFLAGGQKLSVEAPYERMPLFVREGSIIPIGPEIQYTDEKKGAPIDIYVYTGKDASFKLYEDEGTTYAYEGGEFSTIEFTYSEDTNQLVIAARNGEYPEMIKNREFRIIKVSREQPVAMLGNANNVKTVNYTGDEITVEL
- a CDS encoding RagB/SusD family nutrient uptake outer membrane protein codes for the protein MEKRCKVHLAESTINPHKEVYDAYVEAGDDVRLAATILGPDELALMGAAYQTPAGFVPYGSDGYLDMKYLGYLSEGGGADAWTQFSNVGTNVRMIRYADVLLMAAEANNRKSGADDVKARTYVNMVRDRVSLDPVTTGGATLFEDIKTERKLELSFETVRYMDLQRWGDAYDALKDQGKKVPNGSGGYYEPQGAGYEQGKNELLPIPEYEMTVNTALEGAQNPGY
- a CDS encoding alpha/beta hydrolase-fold protein, which encodes MKKRFFLLIITFLALGVSSFAQWPETGKVEFKTMPSKILNENREYAIFLPAGYERNTDKSYPILYLLHGGGGSHKDWPARGHVADVANQLIASNEVVEMIIVCPEAGKTFMNYFNNPDWRYQDYFFEEMIPYIESNYRVIANKKHRAIAGLSMGGGGTVVYAASHPELFGAAYEMSGYLYAMDLPFIDSDDPVMQKVQRLIDDNNCVNIIKNADAPKVAALKTVNWFVDCGDDDFTFDLNMEFVAAMREKQIPYQLRVRDGGHTWEYWHSALYIALPFISNCFRDN
- a CDS encoding amidohydrolase family protein → MKNLFLIVAATLASCAIAFGQSAEKVTRKPVIDMHVHVSKVRPGSGPLCPWFLSDMPGADPQEEFGFGQVMGTDCLDPLPAAATDEEMKNEITGRIKEMNMTMVCFGDPGVIRSWMAEVPEGRIIPGISPGQLTVEQFRDSLESGFYKYMAEVAPQYQGMSPSDMSLDPYFAVAEELGIPAGIHMGTGGNGMTNINNPKYRASLGDPFLLEDLLARHPKLKVCVQHAGYPMIDNMLALMGANAYVFVDISGMIWSYPLDDVHEYIKRLVRAGFGKRIMYGTDFMTWPRMIETSMGVIEHAQYLSEDQKRDILFNNAARFFRMDKDDFDWPEKL
- a CDS encoding alpha/beta hydrolase-fold protein; this encodes MKKKLFLALFCFFVVLGSNAQELANFMGRAPVISPEFGEKAVTFRIVAPDAKLVRLYGSWMEARNSSVNMMKDTAGVWSVSIPTPSPELYTYNFIVDGLVVNDARNVFMQRDGTRYLSVLLVPGELTENYLEANEHGNLSKVWYNSPTLGINRRMFVYTPYGYETSGEDYPVLYLLHGGGGDEDAWSTMGRARQILDNLIEKGLAKPMICVMPNGNPGQQAAKTQLLEEKPFDRRDPENADLYVKSIVNDIIPFIEGHYQVIAKPEARAVSGLSMGGGHTLAVTRLFPGTFDYICPLSIGVRGDSADIDKQFQAVKKGGYKLYWFACGESDFLWEMAKEMDAALTRNGLEHTFYVTDGGHTWANWRKYLNTFAPLLFR